The Plasmodium relictum strain SGS1 genome assembly, chromosome: 8 DNA window GAGAAAAttgtagaaaaaaataataatactaatgATGTTAATAttgtatttaaatttttaaatatgctTGCAAATAGTAATATGGAAgaagtatttttaattattattgattattataatatatttacagAACAATTAATAAGAGAATTAATAACACGATTAGAGCAAGaacataatttaaaaaataaaaattgttcCAATTCATCAACAGAGTTAAAAAACTCTTTAGCATCAATGAATACTTCCTTGAATTTAGAATCATCTTCATTAAGTAATAGGAAATCGTACAGTTTTGCAACAATGAGTAATGATTTAACCttaaacaataataatagtaataaaacaattaatattaatgaatatTCCTCTATTTTAGATAAAATTGATTTAACACCTACTGAAATTAGGAAAATGTGCCCTAGgattaaattatatgaatttattttaaatgatataagAAAAACTGTTATTGAAAAAATGGCAAAACCCCaagaaatttatatatcATATGATAATGAAACAGGAGAAGTAGTAAGAGATTTTGAACCAGACACAACAGAAATAGCTTTGTATAATACTATGAAAACAACTTTAGTATACTTAACTTATTTAGGTTCAGAAAAAACTATGGAATTAATAGTAGAGTTGTTAAACAAAGAATCTGAAAAgtctttaaaaaatacaaacaAAAATGAAGTATGGAATAGTACCAAGACTAACAGAATAAGTTATGCTGTTGGTTCTATATCTATGTGTATGACTCTTAAAAAAGAACAagattttttaatgtatatattaaggatatatttacatatgaTAGAAGTAAAAAATGGAGAAGAAAATAGAGCCATATTAGCTTCCTGCGTTATGTATATAGTTAGTCAATATCATAGATTTTTGAAACTTCATTGGAGATTCTTAAAGAcagtaatgaaaaaattatttgaatttgctgaaaatgaaaaagttcAAGATATGGCAGCTGAAACTATTTTAAAGATTTGTAAACAATGCAAAAATGTTATTGCTAAAAATAATCATTCTAATGATAACAGTGAATCATTTTTTAgtacttttattaaatttcatAATAATATCATGCATAAATTAccagaaaaattaaatcttCTTCTTTATGAAGCAATTGCACACGTTATTTCTTGTTTTCCTTATGAAGAAAAACAAGAAAgcataaaaattttgatgaGTAAATTAATGAATCTTTGGAACTCTTTAATATGTTCTAATAATGGTATTAAAGACCTAAATAACcaaaattctttaaataataatataaataataatactgatgatatgaaaaatttagaaCATTTATGTACTTATGAAAATTCCAAATTAATTATTACTTTTGTGAGAGTGAATTGTAGATTAGCATATGCTTTAtcgtatttttattatgaacAATTATCTTTAGTATTTTTagatttcttaaaaatttatcaaCTATATAGCAAATACATAAATTTAGAAGTAGAAACAAATGGAACCAAAAGAATTAAACATGCTCAATTtagaaatttatttttaatgaaaagagaatttttacatttaattGAAACTACCATAGAAAGAAGCTGTTATAATATACAAGAATTGGAggaagaaatattaaaaagggaacaaaaaaaattgaagaatGAAATAGATGAGTCTATGGATATTCATTTACCAACTATTGAGGAAGCaaaacaaattaattttCAAATGACtagtaatatattaaatgttCTATTGGAAACAATATTAGTTGATTACCGGGATAGTAATCCATATATAAAAGATGCTGAAgtgttttctttattatcaaccgtatttaaaaaaattgaaaatgtAACTTGCCCTATTTTACCAACAGTATTAAATTATGTTTTATTACCAACTATtgatatgataaaaaatgatttttctTCTTATCCTGAACATagagaaaaattttataattttttagatGCATGTGTTAAGCACTGTtttgattatttatttactCTAGACTCAGAAATatttaatacttttattCAATCATTGTTGTGGGCAATTAAGCATGAACATCCATCCGTTGCTGATCATGGTTTAAGAATAACTCACcaatttttacataatatcattataaaaaaaaaggaatatttaGAAGAATTTTGTAAagctttttattatattatattaaatgaaattttcaAAACTTTAACTGACTCTTTTCATAAATCAGGTTTTCATTATCAAACGATAATTCTTATGAATTTACTGAGATTGCTTGAATTTGAAGTAGTAAATATCCCAGAAGTAGAAATAACAAAGCCCCATATAATAAAGCATGTGCAAACATTTTTATCGCAATcttttgaaaatttaaatcaaaaaCAAATTGAAACATTTTCAGtagatttatttaatttttgcgTTGAATCTCCATCTGCTTTTAGATCATTTGTTAGAGATTTACTTATATCTCTTAAGGTAGtactaatatatttttatttataaaatatattctccaaaaaaaaaaaaaactattaaaaatatttatatatacataattatatatatttttttttattattaggaATTTGCTACTAATCAAGATGAACTTTATGAGGCAGATAGGCAAGAAGCATTGCAAAGGGCAAAGTTAGCAGAAGATAATAAACTTATTAaggtaaaaaataatatatatataattctatttatgtttatattttttatataaataatacttcatttatatatgtaaaatacaaaatacttaattttttttttttttattatagttAAGAGGGCTAATGAAAGAAGATGTTCCTAGCTTTTCAGCTATTGATGTTGATGATGAATGCATAAACATAGAATAATAActcttttataaattttttttttttttattatacattattttttaattattattttcgttaactttaaatttttatattattactttcttttaaataaaattttttttttcaagaaaaataaatttgaatttttaGGTGATTattagaagaagaaaaaaaaaaaaaatagcttCCTTGTGTTACATAtgcataataaaaataataaaaataagcatTCATCAATttagataattttattaatttattacatACATAATATGAAGATATTTCAATaaacttatttatatattattatatattttttttattatttctttttttttctattattttctttcttgCCTTACataatgtattatttttaaatttagtaaaaaaaaaaaaaaaaagacagaTATTTCTAAGTTGAATGGTTAATTGTTTTatgctttttttaatatttaatatttataacaaaGCAAAGACTTCTATATAATTggaattttttcttttttgttctttttcaAAGTATATGTAAttgtaattttaataaaaattaatgaataaaatacAAGGAAGGCATATAcatattcattaatttttaaaatattaaaagaataaaaaaattttatatactgtatatttttaactaTCCCCAAAATTAGTTTACAGCTATAatcatacatatataaaattgttatgtataaacatttaaaaaaatgttttctgTTAAGAAAAACTTGGTATCATATGTATATAGTTTAAAAATCttatatgtaaaatttattagatgagcaatttattatatatttcatatgcTTGCTTatcttaaaatattaaaaagatagTAATATTTGGTATATTActttaaaaaggaaaaaatattatttgttttaaaattcatattaaatgtatttctattttttctaagcattttattttttttcataaaaaattaaaagaaaaaaaagacttTTAAGATATACAAAAGGggaatttttttctaaatttttctgaaaaaatattccaaataaatttttatttaaaaaagaattttaaatttaacaaaacaaaaaaaaaaaaagataagctacatttattaaaaaaaattttttttattgcatattttttgaaagttCCATTAACTATTGAAGTTTTAGAAAtaacttatataaaaatgaagtagtttgttttaataaaaaattttctatacAATGAAATTTAAGGGATTGATGATTAAAACTTTTAatgttaaatatatttttacctggttttcttttattaaaaattctttattcACAATTTATGCATTACTATGCATGTATAtacattaataatataatattgttAAAATTTAGATTTTAAGtatgtaattttatttaaatttttttatatgttaactttcatttttgtaatttatcATTAAATCATCGTGCTAATTATATACcgatttcctttttttcctttttttctcttttttctttttttttttcattatttattttttttttttttttttttttttttttttttttttttttttttttttttttttttttttttttttttttttttttttttttccccatttttttttttttattttattctctttttttcctatatat harbors:
- a CDS encoding exportin-1, putative, coding for MENESFNPLSLLDKNQPFDAEKLKLLDNVVEALLDTKDKNRRDFAQNLLNQFKMLDNSWRSVSIILEHSENVNTKFYGLQILEECINNKWNILPPEEKEGMKNFIACYTITLSTEGTTVGVDRHLLNKLDETLIQIVKKEWPDSWSSFIPDIVNSAKLNQNVCENNMKLLNMLSEEVFEFGNETLVKKKKEKLRNEYASQFQEVYNLCLYILEANVYNKRSTNTSLIKQTLNCLSNFFKWIPLTYIFDKYKFNDNNIQIIDLLFDHFWDDISYKIECVKCIQEIVMLKIDEKNIIYFDNVFINLWSKLVSKIKLLPNANEMKNIPPELKIFWEQYFLQLSICITSFLKNYREKIVEKNNNTNDVNIVFKFLNMLANSNMEEVFLIIIDYYNIFTEQLIRELITRLEQEHNLKNKNCSNSSTELKNSLASMNTSLNLESSSLSNRKSYSFATMSNDLTLNNNNSNKTININEYSSILDKIDLTPTEIRKMCPRIKLYEFILNDIRKTVIEKMAKPQEIYISYDNETGEVVRDFEPDTTEIALYNTMKTTLVYLTYLGSEKTMELIVELLNKESEKSLKNTNKNEVWNSTKTNRISYAVGSISMCMTLKKEQDFLMYILRIYLHMIEVKNGEENRAILASCVMYIVSQYHRFLKLHWRFLKTVMKKLFEFAENEKVQDMAAETILKICKQCKNVIAKNNHSNDNSESFFSTFIKFHNNIMHKLPEKLNLLLYEAIAHVISCFPYEEKQESIKILMSKLMNLWNSLICSNNGIKDLNNQNSLNNNINNNTDDMKNLEHLCTYENSKLIITFVRVNCRLAYALSYFYYEQLSLVFLDFLKIYQLYSKYINLEVETNGTKRIKHAQFRNLFLMKREFLHLIETTIERSCYNIQELEEEILKREQKKLKNEIDESMDIHLPTIEEAKQINFQMTSNILNVLLETILVDYRDSNPYIKDAEVFSLLSTVFKKIENVTCPILPTVLNYVLLPTIDMIKNDFSSYPEHREKFYNFLDACVKHCFDYLFTLDSEIFNTFIQSLLWAIKHEHPSVADHGLRITHQFLHNIIIKKKEYLEEFCKAFYYIILNEIFKTLTDSFHKSGFHYQTIILMNLLRLLEFEVVNIPEVEITKPHIIKHVQTFLSQSFENLNQKQIETFSVDLFNFCVESPSAFRSFVRDLLISLKEFATNQDELYEADRQEALQRAKLAEDNKLIKLRGLMKEDVPSFSAIDVDDECINIE